Proteins encoded in a region of the Falco biarmicus isolate bFalBia1 chromosome W, bFalBia1.pri, whole genome shotgun sequence genome:
- the LOC130141928 gene encoding LOW QUALITY PROTEIN: uncharacterized protein LOC130141928 (The sequence of the model RefSeq protein was modified relative to this genomic sequence to represent the inferred CDS: inserted 2 bases in 1 codon; deleted 1 base in 1 codon) — protein sequence MLAVLLLNSSTTNHHLTXKEKTIYCVHISGFTNSGKGPVTLLQSFNTPKYEKEFEGFVTGLCFSMMFILFFAPITCSLVPKRLKISHWPSVPNPRNSSAIQDMASTKAISRSLLQALPDNDTTSLYVIEHESKAPLKRDLFTDDGEDSKYDTCQSEEPRNNIDISLRHKEIPEKAVTTEKEGIISITVPLLNDNTNMEFSQKVFMSLTVTLPARAAQPHLEMELSSKPAQTKHQGFFSPQDYLKQSQLIFLPSGPTLMGQVNLN from the exons ATGTTAG CTGTTCTTCTCCTCAATTCTTCTACCACAAATCACCATCTTAC GAAGGAAAAGACCATATACTGTGTGCATATTTCAGGGTTCACTAATTCTGGCAAAGGACCTGTGACTCTTTTACAATCTTTCAACACTCCAAAATATG AAAAAGAGTTTGAAGGTTTTGTGACTGGCCTTTGCTTCAGCATGATGTTCATTCTGTTTTTTGCACCCATCACTTGTTCTCTGGTGCCTAAAAG GTTGAAAATATCACACTGGCCAAGTGTACCAAATCCAAGAAACAGCAGTGCTATCCAGGATATGGCAAGTACT AAAGCCATTTCAAGATCACTGCTTCAGGCCCTGCCAGACAATGATACCACCAGCCTTTATGTCATAGAGCATGAGTCAAAGGCTCCTTTGAAGCGAGACCTCTTTACAGATGATGGAGAAGACAGCAAGTATGACACTTGTCAGTCAGAAGAACCTAGGAATAACATAGACATAAGCCTAAGGCACAAAGAAATCCCTGAAAAAGCAGTTACAACCGAAAAGGAGGGAATCATTTCCATTACAGTGCCACTCTTGAATGAC AACACCAACATGGAGTTCAGCCAGAAAGTCTTTATGAGTCTGACAGTGACGCTGCCTGCAAGAGCTGCTCAACCTCATCTGGAAATGGAACTAAGCAGTAAGCCAGCACAAACTAAGcatcagggatttttttctccccaagacTACCTCAAGCAAAGCCAGTTGATATTTTTGCCATCTGGACCAACTTTGATGGGACAAGTAAATTTGAACTGA